From Rhizobium sp. NZLR1, a single genomic window includes:
- a CDS encoding LysR family transcriptional regulator: protein MNRTQLAQLAVLAAVSEHRSFRAAAKELLVAPSAVSHAISSLEESLGVRLLARTTRSVAPTEEGRLLLERLRPALEEIGIALEAVRDTRARPAGNLRITAPRFASDLLLAPRLGDFLNLYPDITLEIANEDGFTDIVKEGFDAGIRLEESLEADMIAVKVSPDLTTVIAASPDYFKRFPKPQHPRDLVGHRCIKRRFTNGSIYRWEFEKDGQELVVSVDGPLIVSEDRLALLAALNGAGLAYLFDMRVDAELASGSLVRVLEDWCAPYSGAFLYYPTRRQMRPALRAFIDFFKYV from the coding sequence ATGAATCGAACACAGCTCGCACAACTTGCCGTTCTCGCAGCCGTCTCCGAGCATCGCAGCTTCCGGGCCGCTGCCAAGGAACTCCTCGTTGCGCCCTCGGCCGTCAGCCATGCGATCTCGAGCCTCGAGGAGAGCCTGGGTGTCAGACTCTTGGCGCGCACCACCCGCAGCGTCGCGCCGACGGAAGAGGGCCGCCTGCTTCTCGAACGGCTTCGCCCGGCGCTCGAGGAGATCGGCATTGCTTTGGAGGCGGTCCGCGATACGCGTGCCAGGCCTGCCGGAAACCTGCGCATCACCGCGCCGCGCTTTGCCTCCGATCTCCTGCTCGCCCCGCGCCTCGGCGACTTTCTCAACCTCTATCCCGATATCACCCTGGAGATCGCCAATGAGGACGGCTTCACCGATATCGTCAAGGAGGGGTTCGATGCCGGCATAAGGCTGGAGGAGAGCCTGGAAGCCGATATGATCGCGGTCAAGGTCTCGCCCGATCTGACGACGGTGATTGCCGCTTCGCCCGATTATTTCAAGCGCTTTCCGAAGCCGCAGCATCCGCGCGATCTCGTCGGCCACCGCTGCATCAAGCGGCGCTTTACCAACGGCTCAATCTATCGCTGGGAGTTTGAAAAAGATGGGCAGGAACTGGTCGTTTCCGTCGACGGGCCATTGATCGTCAGCGAGGACCGGCTGGCCCTGCTTGCGGCGCTGAACGGCGCTGGCCTTGCCTATCTGTTCGACATGCGGGTGGATGCCGAGCTGGCAAGCGGCAGCCTCGTGCGGGTACTGGAGGATTGGTGCGCGCCCTATTCCGGGGCGTTTCTCTATTATCCCACCCGCCGGCAGATGCGGCCGGCACTGCGCGCCTTCATCGATTTCTTCAAATATGTTTAG
- a CDS encoding aldo/keto reductase — MKTRKLGNDLTVSAVGLGCMGMSFAYGASDEAESIRTLHRAIDLGVTFFDTAEVYGPFTNEVLLGKALKPFRDRAVIATKFGFKIDTSQAGTAAITGVDSRPEHVRAVAEASLKRLGIETIDLFYQHRVDPNVPIEDTVGVMAELVKEGKVRALGLSEAGSATIRRAHAVHPIAALQSEYSLWTRDPEEDVLATCRELGIGFVPYSPLGRGFLTGAIRKVDDLAADDFRRQVPRFQAENFDANAALVATLERLAADKGVTAAQLALAWVLSQGDNIVPIPGARKLHHLEQNAVAADIVLSAAELEELGHAIPVGKVAGKRYSDASLAMTNL; from the coding sequence ATGAAAACCCGAAAACTCGGAAATGATCTCACCGTCTCTGCCGTCGGCCTTGGCTGCATGGGCATGAGCTTTGCCTATGGCGCCAGCGACGAGGCAGAATCGATCAGGACCCTTCATCGCGCCATCGATCTCGGCGTCACCTTTTTCGACACCGCCGAAGTCTACGGTCCCTTCACCAACGAGGTTCTTCTCGGCAAGGCGCTGAAACCGTTTCGCGACCGGGCGGTGATCGCCACCAAGTTCGGCTTCAAGATCGATACCAGCCAGGCGGGCACTGCCGCCATCACCGGCGTCGACAGCCGCCCGGAGCATGTCAGAGCGGTCGCCGAGGCCTCGCTGAAGCGCCTGGGGATCGAGACCATCGACCTCTTCTACCAGCACCGCGTCGATCCCAATGTGCCGATCGAGGACACCGTCGGCGTCATGGCCGAGCTGGTGAAGGAGGGTAAGGTCCGCGCCCTCGGCCTCTCCGAAGCCGGCAGCGCCACCATCCGCCGCGCCCATGCGGTGCATCCGATCGCAGCACTGCAGAGCGAATATTCGCTTTGGACGCGCGATCCCGAGGAGGATGTGCTTGCCACCTGCCGCGAACTCGGTATCGGCTTCGTGCCCTACAGCCCGCTCGGCCGCGGGTTCCTCACGGGCGCGATCCGCAAGGTCGACGATCTCGCCGCCGACGATTTCCGCCGGCAGGTTCCGCGTTTCCAGGCGGAGAATTTCGACGCCAACGCGGCACTCGTCGCAACGCTCGAGCGGCTTGCTGCCGACAAAGGCGTGACCGCCGCACAGCTGGCGCTAGCCTGGGTGTTGAGCCAGGGCGACAACATCGTGCCGATCCCCGGCGCCCGCAAGCTTCACCACCTCGAACAGAATGCTGTCGCTGCCGATATCGTGCTGAGTGCGGCTGAGCTTGAAGAGCTTGGCCATGCAATCCCCGTAGGGAAGGTGGCCGGCAAGCGTTATTCGGATGCCTCGCTTGCGATGACGAACCTCTGA
- a CDS encoding ABC transporter — protein MSRILIVIISVLAVANLTACGMIGKGKGKAPPPAAAQVYK, from the coding sequence ATGAGCAGAATTCTAATCGTGATCATCTCTGTGCTTGCTGTTGCCAATCTCACCGCCTGCGGAATGATTGGCAAAGGAAAAGGCAAGGCACCGCCACCGGCTGCTGCTCAAGTATATAAGTAG
- a CDS encoding nuclear transport factor 2 family protein translates to MSDRQAVEQTVHLYVEGMAFANEAALKKAFHPKSSIIGYYQNAVEWLTRDEFIAAILAEEPAPPGTQPFMDIQSVDVEGDAASVKVTDDFAGMRFTDYLSLLKIEGRWTIVSKLYHLHT, encoded by the coding sequence ATGTCGGACAGGCAAGCAGTCGAACAGACGGTTCATCTCTATGTCGAAGGCATGGCCTTCGCCAATGAGGCAGCCTTGAAAAAGGCCTTTCACCCGAAAAGCTCAATCATCGGCTATTATCAGAATGCCGTCGAATGGCTGACGCGGGACGAGTTCATCGCCGCAATCCTGGCGGAGGAGCCTGCCCCGCCCGGAACGCAGCCGTTCATGGATATCCAAAGCGTCGATGTCGAGGGCGATGCGGCGAGCGTCAAGGTTACCGACGATTTCGCCGGAATGCGCTTCACCGATTATCTCTCGCTGCTGAAGATCGAAGGCCGCTGGACAATCGTCAGCAAGCTCTACCACCTTCATACGTGA
- a CDS encoding protein-S-isoprenylcysteine O-methyltransferase, translating into MYLSIATAGKVIWVLGVVVWAIIRRPHARRAKRLQVVSDRRTPSEAVGLAAGLLGLSIIPAIYVATGFPLAADYPPHLWAVALGAILLVCAMWVFRRTHKALGKNWSITLEIREKHKLISQGPYALVRHPMYTSFLLMGLGQAFLLSNWVAGLAGLLGAGILFFLRVDKEERMMLDVFGPEYQAYMDKTKRIIPYLY; encoded by the coding sequence TTGTACCTATCGATCGCTACTGCAGGTAAGGTCATCTGGGTCCTCGGGGTCGTCGTCTGGGCGATCATTCGCCGTCCTCATGCGCGCCGCGCCAAGCGCTTGCAGGTTGTTAGCGACCGCCGCACGCCTTCGGAGGCAGTAGGACTTGCCGCTGGCCTTCTTGGCCTCTCCATCATACCAGCGATCTATGTTGCAACCGGATTTCCCCTCGCTGCCGACTACCCGCCCCATCTGTGGGCCGTGGCACTTGGTGCGATACTTCTCGTCTGTGCGATGTGGGTTTTCCGTAGGACCCACAAGGCCCTCGGCAAGAATTGGTCGATAACGCTGGAGATCCGCGAAAAGCACAAACTCATCTCTCAAGGACCCTATGCCCTTGTCCGCCATCCGATGTACACATCATTTCTGCTCATGGGACTTGGCCAAGCCTTCCTCCTGTCGAACTGGGTGGCGGGACTAGCGGGGCTGCTCGGCGCCGGGATCCTCTTTTTCCTCAGAGTAGACAAAGAGGAGCGTATGATGCTGGACGTTTTCGGTCCCGAGTATCAAGCCTACATGGACAAGACAAAACGAATTATTCCTTATCTCTACTAG
- a CDS encoding ferritin-like domain-containing protein, translated as MAKEKTLEDLFYDTLKDIYFAERQILRALPKMARAAQSSELKAGFEKHREETEGQVERLQQVFELIGKRAQGKTCEAIQGIIAEGEEIMEEFKGTSALDAGLISAAQAVEHYEIARYGTLKTWAATLGLKDAVRLLDQTLQEETATDKTLSQLATTAANQKAKAA; from the coding sequence ATGGCCAAGGAAAAGACGTTGGAAGATCTCTTCTACGATACGCTCAAGGACATCTATTTTGCCGAACGGCAGATCTTGCGCGCCCTGCCGAAGATGGCGCGCGCCGCCCAGTCTTCCGAACTGAAGGCGGGCTTCGAAAAGCATCGCGAGGAAACCGAAGGCCAGGTCGAGCGCCTGCAGCAGGTTTTCGAACTGATCGGCAAACGCGCTCAGGGCAAGACCTGCGAGGCGATCCAGGGCATTATCGCCGAGGGCGAGGAAATCATGGAGGAATTCAAGGGCACATCAGCCCTCGATGCCGGTCTGATCTCTGCTGCCCAGGCCGTCGAGCATTATGAAATCGCCCGTTACGGCACGCTGAAAACCTGGGCGGCGACACTCGGCCTCAAGGATGCCGTCCGCCTGCTCGACCAGACGCTGCAGGAGGAAACGGCGACCGACAAGACCCTTTCCCAGCTCGCCACCACGGCGGCGAACCAGAAGGCAAAGGCTGCCTGA
- a CDS encoding SDR family oxidoreductase, translating to MSLQIVLRPAIVVVGASRGIGRAIAKVAARERAAIVLVARSIEGLISAAADVREAGGEAFVLEMDLLATDTSTRLQNFLSINALFCDVLVNSAGYGLRGAATLLPIDDQLGIIDVNIRALSDLTLRFLPEMAARRRGGVINLGSVASFLPGPNMALYYASKGFVRSFSEALHQELRGTGVTVTCVAPGPVSTEFLERSGAGRSTLFKVLPKLDADYVAERAWRGFRSGRRLVVPGTSSKLAVFAAALLPSTVLLPLVSRMQRRTNDPCPCGSGEKFKKCCGGGWTTFHRGRR from the coding sequence ATGAGCCTACAAATCGTGCTCCGTCCAGCCATCGTTGTTGTCGGTGCATCGCGCGGCATCGGGCGGGCCATCGCCAAAGTTGCCGCACGCGAGCGTGCCGCAATTGTTCTTGTTGCGCGTTCGATTGAGGGCCTCATATCGGCGGCGGCAGACGTGCGGGAGGCGGGGGGCGAGGCTTTCGTGCTGGAAATGGATCTCTTGGCCACAGATACATCGACGCGTCTGCAAAATTTCCTGTCGATAAATGCCTTGTTCTGCGATGTCCTCGTCAATAGCGCCGGTTATGGCTTGCGCGGCGCCGCGACCTTATTGCCTATCGACGACCAACTCGGAATTATCGATGTCAACATACGCGCATTAAGCGATCTGACCCTTCGCTTCTTGCCGGAAATGGCGGCGCGGCGGCGCGGCGGCGTAATCAATCTTGGCTCAGTGGCAAGCTTCCTTCCTGGGCCGAATATGGCGTTGTATTACGCCAGCAAAGGCTTCGTGCGCTCCTTTTCGGAAGCACTTCATCAAGAGTTGCGCGGCACCGGCGTGACAGTGACATGTGTCGCTCCAGGACCTGTATCGACAGAGTTTCTGGAGCGATCCGGCGCTGGCCGGTCGACGCTCTTCAAGGTTCTCCCGAAGCTGGACGCGGACTATGTGGCCGAACGAGCCTGGCGCGGCTTCAGGTCCGGGCGGCGCCTCGTCGTACCTGGTACCTCCTCTAAACTGGCCGTTTTTGCGGCGGCGCTCTTGCCCTCGACCGTCTTGCTGCCTTTGGTCAGCAGAATGCAACGCCGAACAAATGATCCATGTCCTTGTGGTTCCGGGGAAAAGTTCAAGAAATGCTGCGGCGGCGGGTGGACAACGTTTCATCGCGGCCGTCGATAA
- a CDS encoding alpha/beta hydrolase gives MFDQMPNAQPQFLTVGEGEAAREIAMLVRPAQAGNGAPALVWLSGYRSDMSGTKAVELDGLAAELGLACIRLDYSGHGLSGGSFSDGTISRWLEEALAVIRYVAPERVILVGSSMGGWIALRLAQELARQDGPKLEGPKLEGPKLEGPKLEGMVLIAPAPDFTSELIEPNLKAKERKSLAERGYFEERSQYSPEPNIYTRALLEDGRENRVLDGIIETGCPVHILQGMKDADVPHAHAMKLVEHLPADDVVLTFIRDGDHRLSRASDIALLLSAVKGIIRSSTNVQMPV, from the coding sequence ATGTTCGATCAGATGCCCAATGCCCAGCCGCAGTTCCTGACGGTCGGCGAGGGAGAGGCAGCGCGCGAGATCGCCATGCTGGTGCGCCCGGCGCAGGCCGGCAATGGCGCACCAGCGCTCGTCTGGCTGTCCGGCTACCGGTCCGACATGAGCGGCACCAAGGCAGTGGAACTCGACGGGCTGGCGGCGGAACTTGGGCTCGCCTGCATCCGTCTCGATTATTCCGGCCACGGACTGTCCGGCGGCAGCTTCAGCGACGGCACGATCTCACGCTGGCTGGAGGAAGCGCTTGCCGTCATCCGCTACGTTGCCCCCGAGCGAGTGATCCTCGTCGGCTCGTCGATGGGCGGCTGGATCGCGCTCAGGTTGGCGCAGGAGCTTGCGCGGCAGGACGGCCCGAAGCTCGAAGGCCCAAAACTCGAGGGGCCAAAACTTGAAGGGCCAAAACTCGAGGGGATGGTGCTGATTGCGCCGGCCCCCGATTTCACCTCCGAGCTGATCGAGCCGAACCTCAAGGCCAAGGAGCGCAAGTCGCTTGCCGAGCGGGGTTATTTCGAAGAGCGCTCGCAATATAGCCCTGAGCCGAACATCTACACACGGGCACTGCTCGAGGACGGCCGCGAAAACCGGGTGCTCGACGGCATCATCGAAACGGGCTGCCCGGTGCATATCCTCCAAGGCATGAAAGACGCCGACGTGCCGCATGCGCACGCGATGAAACTGGTCGAACATCTTCCCGCCGACGACGTGGTGCTGACATTCATTCGCGACGGCGACCACCGGCTTTCCCGCGCGAGCGATATCGCGCTTCTGCTTAGCGCCGTCAAAGGCATCATCCGTTCATCGACAAATGTGCAGATGCCCGTTTGA
- the rplT gene encoding 50S ribosomal protein L20: MARVKRGVTSHAKHKKVLKAAKGFYGRRKNTIRTAKAAVDRSKQYAYRDRKVNKRNFRALWIQRINAAVREFGLTYGRFIDGLTKAGIEVDRKVLSDMAIHEPEAFGALVSAAKKALEYLKEAGTANEFEGAVK, from the coding sequence ATGGCACGTGTAAAAAGAGGCGTCACCTCTCACGCCAAGCACAAGAAGGTTCTGAAGGCCGCAAAGGGCTTTTACGGCCGTCGCAAGAACACCATCCGGACTGCCAAGGCTGCTGTCGATCGTTCGAAGCAGTACGCTTACCGCGACCGCAAGGTCAACAAGCGTAACTTCCGTGCGCTCTGGATCCAGCGCATCAACGCCGCTGTCCGGGAATTCGGCCTGACCTACGGCCGCTTCATCGACGGCCTGACCAAGGCTGGCATCGAAGTCGACCGCAAGGTTCTCTCCGACATGGCAATCCACGAGCCGGAAGCATTCGGCGCGCTGGTCAGCGCCGCCAAGAAGGCTCTTGAGTACCTCAAGGAAGCCGGCACGGCGAACGAGTTTGAAGGCGCGGTCAAGTAA
- the infC gene encoding translation initiation factor IF-3 → MRRPFKTDAPVKDGPRSNREIRIPKVQLIGADGENMGVVPTDQALKMAEEAGLDLVEISPNVEPPVCKILDLGKLKYANQKKAAEARKKQKIVEVKEIKMRPNIDTHDYEVKMKAMGRFFDEGDKVKVTLKFRGREMAHQELGMKLLQQVKADTIEFAKVEAEPKLEGRQMMMVLAPK, encoded by the coding sequence ATTCGCAGACCTTTTAAAACCGACGCGCCCGTGAAGGACGGACCGCGCTCGAACCGTGAAATCCGCATTCCCAAAGTTCAGCTGATCGGGGCTGACGGCGAGAATATGGGCGTCGTGCCTACCGACCAGGCCTTGAAAATGGCTGAGGAAGCCGGCCTCGATCTCGTCGAAATTTCCCCCAATGTCGAACCGCCTGTGTGCAAGATCCTCGATCTGGGCAAGCTGAAATATGCCAACCAGAAGAAGGCTGCCGAGGCGCGCAAGAAGCAGAAGATCGTCGAAGTCAAAGAAATCAAAATGCGCCCGAACATCGACACCCATGATTATGAGGTGAAGATGAAGGCGATGGGTCGCTTCTTCGACGAAGGCGACAAGGTCAAGGTGACGCTGAAGTTCCGCGGCCGTGAAATGGCCCACCAGGAACTCGGCATGAAGCTTCTGCAGCAGGTCAAGGCTGATACGATCGAGTTCGCCAAGGTCGAAGCCGAACCCAAGCTCGAAGGCCGCCAGATGATGATGGTGCTGGCGCCGAAGTAA
- the pheT gene encoding phenylalanine--tRNA ligase subunit beta: protein MKFTLSWLKEHLETDAGLDEICTRLTEIGLEVEDVDDKAAFKPFVIARVVSAEKHPQADRLKVLMVDTGAGTPVQVVCGAPNARAGLVGAFAAPGTYVPGIDVTLAVGNIRGVESHGMMCSEKELQISDSHDGIIDLPEDAPVGKSYAAYANLDDPVIEINLTPNRPDCTSIHGIARDLAASGLGTLKTRPAPSFAVDGETPVKLTLDLDDQKLCPGFALRLVRGVRNGPSPRWMQQRLIAIGLRPINALVDITNYMTFDQGRPMHVFDAAKVKGNLTVRRAAEGETVLALDQREYKLGPNNVVISDEDGIESIGGIMGGEHSGCDENTVDVLIESALWDPMNIAKSGRSLGIITDARYRFERGVDPDYMVPGLERTTELVLELCGGTAARAEVVGYKGYEPKIVDFPYSEVKRLTGLEVSDEESNSILTRLGFTVSGSGERVSVAVPSWRPDVDGKADLVEEVMRIHGVDNIKPAPLESHAAVNGKILTTLQIRTRIAKRALASRGMLEAVTWSFIPEDQAKLFGGGAAALKLANPIAAEMSDMRPSLLPGLLTAAQRNADKGYADVALFEVSGTYENDRPDGQRRVAGGIRRGTASLAGAGRAWSNAAKGGGKPVDVFDAKADVLAVIEACGLPMGNVQIEQGGPDWYHPGRSGTVKMGPKVVLGYFGEFHPLTLEALDVSGALCGFEVYLDAMAEPKKKATRTKPALDLSPFQAVKRDFAFVVDKTVESGAVIKAATSADRKLVTGVNVFDIFEGASVGEGKKSVAIEVQIQPVERTLTDEDFETLTQKIIASVMKFTGGVLRS, encoded by the coding sequence ATGAAATTCACGCTCTCCTGGCTGAAAGAGCATCTGGAAACGGATGCCGGCCTCGATGAAATCTGCACGCGCCTGACCGAGATCGGGCTGGAGGTCGAGGATGTCGACGACAAGGCGGCGTTCAAGCCCTTCGTCATCGCCAGAGTTGTCTCGGCGGAAAAACATCCTCAGGCCGATCGCCTGAAGGTGCTGATGGTCGATACCGGGGCCGGCACGCCGGTCCAGGTCGTCTGCGGCGCGCCGAATGCGCGCGCCGGCCTCGTCGGCGCCTTTGCCGCTCCCGGCACCTATGTCCCCGGTATCGATGTGACGCTTGCCGTCGGCAATATCCGCGGCGTCGAAAGCCATGGCATGATGTGCTCCGAAAAGGAGCTGCAGATCTCCGACAGTCACGACGGCATCATCGATCTGCCTGAAGATGCGCCGGTCGGAAAGAGTTATGCCGCCTATGCCAATCTCGACGACCCGGTCATCGAGATCAACCTGACGCCCAACCGGCCGGATTGCACGTCGATCCACGGCATTGCCCGCGATCTTGCCGCCTCCGGCCTCGGTACGCTGAAGACCCGGCCGGCGCCATCCTTCGCCGTCGACGGCGAGACGCCGGTGAAGCTGACGCTCGATCTCGACGATCAGAAGCTCTGCCCGGGCTTTGCGCTGCGCTTGGTGCGCGGCGTCAGGAACGGCCCGAGCCCGCGCTGGATGCAGCAGCGGCTGATCGCCATCGGCCTGCGTCCGATCAATGCGCTGGTTGATATCACCAACTACATGACCTTCGATCAGGGCCGGCCGATGCACGTCTTCGACGCTGCCAAGGTCAAGGGCAACCTCACCGTCCGCCGCGCCGCCGAAGGCGAGACCGTGCTGGCGCTCGATCAACGTGAATACAAGCTCGGCCCGAACAATGTCGTCATCTCCGATGAAGACGGCATCGAATCGATCGGCGGCATCATGGGCGGCGAACATTCCGGCTGCGACGAGAACACCGTCGACGTGCTGATCGAATCCGCCCTCTGGGACCCGATGAACATCGCCAAATCAGGCCGTAGCCTCGGCATCATCACCGATGCCCGCTACCGCTTCGAACGCGGCGTCGATCCGGACTACATGGTTCCCGGTCTCGAACGCACGACGGAACTGGTGCTGGAACTCTGCGGCGGCACGGCCGCCAGGGCCGAGGTCGTCGGCTATAAGGGTTACGAACCAAAGATCGTCGATTTCCCTTATTCTGAGGTCAAGCGGCTGACGGGGCTCGAAGTCTCGGATGAAGAAAGCAACAGCATTCTGACCCGCCTCGGCTTCACGGTCTCCGGTTCCGGCGAGCGTGTCTCCGTCGCCGTTCCCTCCTGGCGTCCCGATGTCGATGGCAAGGCCGATCTCGTCGAGGAGGTCATGCGCATCCACGGCGTCGACAATATCAAGCCGGCGCCGCTGGAAAGCCATGCGGCGGTCAACGGCAAGATCCTGACGACGCTGCAGATCCGCACCCGCATCGCCAAGCGGGCGCTTGCTTCGCGCGGCATGCTCGAAGCCGTCACCTGGTCCTTCATTCCGGAAGATCAGGCCAAACTCTTCGGCGGCGGGGCGGCAGCCCTCAAGCTTGCCAACCCGATCGCCGCCGAAATGTCGGATATGCGCCCTTCGCTGCTGCCGGGCCTGCTGACGGCAGCCCAGCGCAATGCCGACAAGGGTTATGCCGACGTCGCCCTCTTCGAAGTCTCCGGCACCTATGAGAATGACAGGCCGGACGGCCAGCGCCGCGTTGCCGGCGGCATCCGCCGCGGCACGGCCTCGCTTGCCGGCGCCGGTCGCGCCTGGTCGAATGCCGCCAAGGGCGGCGGCAAGCCGGTCGATGTCTTCGATGCCAAGGCCGATGTGCTCGCCGTTATCGAAGCCTGCGGCCTGCCGATGGGCAATGTCCAGATCGAGCAGGGTGGACCGGATTGGTACCATCCCGGCCGCTCCGGCACCGTCAAGATGGGGCCGAAGGTGGTACTTGGCTATTTCGGCGAATTCCATCCGCTGACCTTGGAAGCGCTCGATGTCTCCGGCGCGCTCTGCGGTTTCGAGGTCTATCTTGATGCGATGGCCGAGCCGAAGAAGAAGGCGACTCGCACCAAGCCGGCGCTCGATCTATCGCCTTTCCAGGCGGTCAAGCGGGATTTCGCCTTCGTCGTGGACAAGACGGTGGAATCAGGCGCGGTCATCAAGGCTGCGACAAGCGCCGACCGCAAGCTGGTCACCGGCGTCAATGTCTTCGATATCTTCGAAGGCGCGTCGGTCGGCGAGGGCAAGAAGTCGGTGGCGATCGAGGTTCAGATCCAGCCGGTCGAGCGTACGCTGACGGATGAAGATTTCGAGACACTGACGCAGAAGATCATCGCCAGCGTGATGAAATTCACCGGCGGCGTCCTCAGGAGCTGA
- a CDS encoding L,D-transpeptidase, producing the protein MDESHVTRRGILLGSLALIMSGCTTEDGPPFGYYALGRNPDRDTRYRRQTVSYSGDEPPGTIVVDTASRYLYFVEAGGQATRYGVAVGQEGLSFKGQATVGRKAEWPSWTPTADMIARKPRLGQYAEGVPGGPGNPLGAAALYLYQDGKDTLFRLHGTNAPWSIGQAVSNGCVRLTNPNIVDLYGRTHVGTRVLVI; encoded by the coding sequence ATGGACGAAAGTCACGTTACGCGCCGGGGAATTCTTCTGGGAAGTCTGGCTCTGATAATGTCCGGATGTACTACCGAGGACGGGCCGCCATTTGGGTATTACGCCCTTGGGCGGAACCCGGATCGTGATACCCGCTACCGGCGGCAAACAGTGAGCTATAGTGGTGATGAGCCGCCCGGCACCATCGTCGTCGATACCGCCAGCCGATATCTCTATTTCGTCGAGGCGGGAGGTCAGGCAACACGCTACGGCGTCGCGGTTGGACAGGAAGGATTGAGTTTCAAGGGCCAAGCCACGGTAGGTCGCAAGGCAGAATGGCCGTCGTGGACACCGACCGCCGACATGATCGCGCGTAAGCCGCGCCTCGGCCAATACGCTGAAGGCGTCCCAGGCGGACCAGGAAATCCGTTAGGTGCGGCCGCCCTCTATCTCTATCAGGACGGAAAAGACACCCTGTTTCGTCTACATGGAACGAACGCGCCGTGGTCGATTGGTCAGGCAGTGTCGAACGGATGCGTCCGACTCACCAACCCCAACATTGTGGATCTCTATGGGCGCACCCATGTGGGAACCAGAGTCCTAGTGATCTAG
- the pheS gene encoding phenylalanine--tRNA ligase subunit alpha, protein MSDIDQLNASLLAEIAAADDEAALEAVRVSALGKKGSVSELLKTLGAMTPEERQTKGAAINVLKNAVTEALAARKTTLRQEAINARLKAETVDVSLPVRSSPAERGRIHPISQIVDEITAIFADMGFSIAEGPDIETDYYNFTALNFPEGHPAREMHDTFFFHPDENGERKVLRTHTSPVQVRTMEAQKPPIRIIIPGKTYRQDSDATHSPMFHQVEGLVVDKKANVANIRWVLEEFCKTFFEVDSVTMRFRPSFFPFTEPSFEVDIQCDRSGPIVKFGEGTDWMEILGCGMVHPNVLRYGGLDPDEYQGFAWGMGLDRIAMLKYGMPDLRDFFNADVRWMTHYGFRPLDMPTLFGGLSA, encoded by the coding sequence ATGTCAGATATCGACCAGCTCAACGCATCGCTGCTCGCCGAAATCGCCGCCGCCGATGACGAGGCGGCCCTCGAGGCCGTGCGCGTTTCCGCCCTCGGCAAGAAGGGCTCCGTCTCCGAACTGTTGAAGACGCTCGGCGCCATGACGCCGGAGGAGCGCCAGACCAAGGGCGCGGCGATCAACGTTTTGAAGAATGCGGTGACCGAGGCGCTCGCCGCCCGCAAAACGACGCTCCGCCAAGAGGCGATCAATGCGCGGCTGAAGGCCGAGACGGTCGATGTCAGCCTGCCGGTGCGCTCTTCGCCTGCCGAGCGCGGCCGCATCCATCCGATCAGCCAGATCGTCGACGAGATCACCGCGATCTTCGCCGACATGGGCTTCTCGATCGCCGAAGGTCCCGACATCGAGACCGACTATTACAATTTCACCGCGCTGAATTTCCCCGAAGGCCACCCGGCCCGCGAGATGCACGACACCTTCTTCTTCCATCCGGACGAGAATGGTGAGCGCAAGGTGCTGCGCACCCATACCTCGCCGGTGCAGGTGCGCACCATGGAGGCGCAGAAACCGCCGATCCGCATCATCATCCCCGGCAAGACCTACCGCCAGGACAGCGACGCCACGCACTCGCCGATGTTCCATCAGGTCGAGGGTCTGGTCGTCGACAAGAAGGCCAATGTCGCCAACATCCGCTGGGTGCTCGAGGAATTCTGCAAGACCTTCTTCGAGGTCGACAGCGTGACGATGCGTTTCCGCCCGTCTTTCTTTCCCTTCACCGAGCCCTCTTTCGAGGTCGATATCCAGTGCGACCGCTCCGGCCCGATCGTCAAGTTCGGAGAAGGCACCGACTGGATGGAGATCCTCGGCTGCGGCATGGTCCATCCGAACGTGCTGCGTTACGGCGGGCTCGATCCGGACGAGTATCAGGGTTTTGCCTGGGGCATGGGCCTCGACCGCATCGCCATGCTGAAATACGGCATGCCCGACCTGCGCGACTTCTTCAACGCCGACGTCCGCTGGATGACGCATTACGGCTTCCGCCCGCTCGACATGCCGACGCTGTTCGGCGGCCTCAGCGCTTGA
- the rpmI gene encoding 50S ribosomal protein L35, producing MPKMKTKSSAKKRFKITATGKVKAAAAGKRHGMIKRSNKFIRDARGTMVLAEPDGRKVIKNYLPNGL from the coding sequence ATGCCCAAGATGAAGACGAAGTCCTCTGCCAAGAAGCGGTTCAAGATCACCGCAACCGGCAAGGTCAAGGCTGCCGCTGCCGGCAAGCGCCATGGCATGATCAAGCGTTCCAACAAGTTCATTCGCGATGCACGTGGCACCATGGTTCTCGCAGAACCGGATGGCCGCAAGGTTATCAAGAATTACCTGCCGAACGGTCTCTGA